Proteins encoded within one genomic window of Synechococcus sp. PCC 7335:
- the sppA gene encoding signal peptide peptidase SppA, with protein sequence MRDFLKIAAASAVGTLVGLFSLVLLLGIGAFGLVSVLLVSSSSETEVEIEDQSVLMFDLSTDIVDGDVSGTGRLFDESFYGVTPSISLYDALQAIAAAAEDDRISGIYLTGMPAEGLATLKEIRAALKDFKTSGKPILAYSTGLKERDYYMASVADDLLLAPVGLLEINGFRAETQFLGNALKKYGVGVQVVRAGRYKSAVEPFTRSQSSPEEKQQTEVLVTSLWQDFLNTVTDEREVTPTQMQTYADEVGLIEPEQALASGLVDRLGFYTEMLSELKKLAGEADSSEDASAESWAEADEPEFANVTLSDYARTVARDRNSSEDKDAIAVVYAQGNIIVGEGSVPGAITSEGLSATLRDMREDDDIKAVVLRVNSPGGSATASEIIANEVRLLADEKPLVVSMGDYAASGGYMIAAPGAKILASPTTITGSIGVYGLLLNFQEIANENGITWDDVKTAQLAGMGTVSRPKTASELKVQQDYVDTLYTRFTSLVAEGRDISMARVGQVAQGRVWTGEEAINADLVDELGGLNDAIALAAQTAKIEEFKVEEYPRIPSFEEQLLDSLFGAEMITRLPWNKDPLTDQLLKLREDFKLLERLNDPTGMYMRLPFTTEIE encoded by the coding sequence ATGCGAGATTTTTTAAAGATTGCAGCTGCTAGCGCTGTAGGGACATTGGTAGGCCTCTTTAGCCTGGTACTGCTGCTAGGGATAGGCGCATTTGGACTAGTGAGCGTGCTGCTAGTGTCTAGCTCGTCTGAGACGGAAGTGGAGATCGAAGATCAGTCTGTGCTGATGTTTGATCTGAGCACTGACATCGTTGATGGGGACGTCTCAGGTACTGGTAGGCTTTTTGATGAGTCTTTTTATGGGGTGACGCCTTCGATTTCCTTATATGACGCATTGCAGGCGATCGCCGCTGCTGCCGAAGATGACAGAATTTCAGGCATTTATCTAACTGGGATGCCGGCGGAAGGGCTAGCAACGCTGAAGGAAATCCGTGCGGCCCTAAAGGACTTTAAGACGTCGGGTAAGCCAATCTTGGCCTATAGCACTGGGCTCAAAGAGCGAGACTACTACATGGCATCGGTGGCAGATGATCTGCTGTTAGCTCCAGTGGGCCTGCTAGAGATTAATGGCTTTCGAGCTGAGACTCAGTTTCTAGGAAATGCATTAAAGAAGTATGGCGTGGGCGTGCAGGTAGTGCGGGCGGGCCGGTACAAATCGGCGGTAGAGCCATTTACTAGGTCGCAGAGCAGCCCCGAAGAAAAGCAACAAACTGAAGTGTTAGTCACTAGTCTATGGCAAGACTTTCTTAATACCGTCACCGATGAGCGGGAGGTCACGCCTACGCAGATGCAGACCTATGCTGATGAAGTGGGCTTGATTGAACCGGAGCAGGCACTGGCATCTGGGCTAGTTGATCGGCTGGGGTTTTACACTGAGATGCTGAGCGAGCTAAAAAAGCTGGCGGGTGAGGCCGATTCTAGCGAGGATGCATCGGCAGAGAGCTGGGCAGAGGCAGATGAACCAGAGTTTGCCAATGTGACTTTGAGCGACTACGCGCGAACTGTGGCTAGAGACCGCAATTCTAGTGAGGATAAAGATGCGATCGCTGTTGTCTACGCTCAAGGCAACATCATTGTCGGGGAAGGCTCGGTACCTGGAGCGATTACCTCAGAAGGACTGTCTGCGACGCTACGAGATATGCGTGAAGACGACGATATAAAAGCGGTGGTGCTGCGGGTGAATAGCCCGGGCGGCAGTGCGACGGCCTCGGAAATTATTGCGAATGAAGTGAGGCTACTCGCTGATGAAAAGCCGCTAGTGGTCTCGATGGGCGACTATGCCGCATCGGGCGGATATATGATTGCTGCGCCTGGGGCAAAGATTCTGGCCTCTCCGACCACCATTACTGGCTCAATTGGAGTGTATGGACTGCTGCTGAACTTTCAAGAAATTGCGAATGAAAACGGTATCACCTGGGACGATGTCAAGACAGCGCAGCTAGCAGGTATGGGCACCGTCAGTCGGCCTAAGACAGCCTCAGAGCTGAAGGTGCAGCAAGACTATGTAGATACGCTCTACACTCGGTTCACTAGTCTGGTAGCAGAGGGCAGAGATATCTCTATGGCGCGAGTTGGACAAGTGGCACAGGGCAGAGTGTGGACTGGAGAAGAAGCGATCAACGCGGACCTAGTTGATGAACTAGGCGGATTGAATGATGCGATCGCCTTAGCGGCCCAAACTGCAAAGATAGAAGAATTTAAGGTAGAAGAATATCCTCGTATTCCGTCATTTGAAGAACAGCTGCTCGATAGTTTGTTTGGCGCAGAAATGATCACGCGTCTACCTTGGAACAAAGATCCACTCACTGACCAGCTCTTAAAACTACGAGAAGACTTCAAGCTGCTAGAACGCTTGAACGATCCAACCGGTATGTATATGCGCCTGCCCTTTACAACAGAAATCGAATAG
- a CDS encoding RrF2 family transcriptional regulator — translation MKLTTRGHYSVKAMLDLSLQPAGSLSSVRQIAERQQLPAPYLEKLLIELRRSRLINSVRGAQGGYQLAKPSSQISLGQILEAVGESASSMTAMAVSSPDNSTQVQAEDWVTSMLWNRLNQKIQEAFHSITLEDLYYDARSWQAAQGEGASFVV, via the coding sequence ATGAAGCTGACTACCCGAGGTCATTACAGTGTCAAGGCAATGCTAGATTTGAGCTTGCAGCCAGCGGGGTCACTCTCTTCAGTGCGGCAGATTGCTGAGCGTCAGCAGTTGCCTGCCCCCTATCTAGAAAAGCTACTGATCGAGCTAAGGCGATCGCGTCTAATCAATTCTGTACGCGGCGCCCAAGGCGGCTATCAGTTAGCCAAACCCTCCTCACAAATATCGCTAGGACAGATCCTCGAAGCCGTTGGTGAATCGGCTAGTTCTATGACTGCTATGGCCGTGAGCAGCCCGGATAACTCTACGCAGGTTCAAGCCGAAGATTGGGTAACTTCTATGCTGTGGAATCGGCTCAATCAGAAGATACAAGAAGCATTTCATAGCATCACTTTAGAAGATCTCTACTACGATGCTAGGAGCTGGCAGGCTGCTCAAGGAGAGGGCGCTAGTTTTGTTGTTTGA
- a CDS encoding transposase, which yields MADSQAVKNTCNASVTSKGFCFYKATNGIKRHLVVDTLGFPFFTLCTPANVSDDVGLLMMLILNIQYFKSKPVNIPKITLLLDNGYHLDKLKKILEAVYPGIMQKIRFELSPKPSKAEKSAQGKSGFVPVATRWVIERSNAWMERCKSLTKNFERTLLNAKAQMDFCFGRLMLKRLAANP from the coding sequence ATGGCAGATTCGCAAGCGGTCAAGAACACGTGCAATGCAAGTGTGACATCAAAAGGGTTTTGTTTTTACAAAGCCACTAACGGAATAAAACGGCATCTCGTGGTAGATACGTTGGGGTTTCCTTTCTTTACACTTTGTACACCAGCGAATGTCTCAGATGATGTGGGTTTGCTGATGATGTTGATACTCAACATCCAATATTTCAAATCTAAGCCGGTCAATATTCCCAAAATCACTCTTTTGTTGGATAACGGATATCATCTGGACAAACTGAAGAAGATACTTGAGGCTGTTTATCCAGGCATCATGCAAAAAATCAGGTTTGAGCTGTCTCCGAAGCCTTCCAAGGCAGAGAAATCGGCGCAAGGCAAAAGCGGTTTTGTGCCGGTTGCCACCCGGTGGGTAATTGAACGCTCTAACGCTTGGATGGAACGCTGCAAAAGCTTAACGAAGAACTTTGAGAGAACACTATTGAATGCCAAAGCTCAAATGGACTTTTGCTTTGGCAGGCTAATGCTCAAACGGCTTGCCGCTAATCCTTAG
- the mobF gene encoding MobF family relaxase — MSNVSAAQAENYYDKDDYYTQDLETEKEQLQTRWAGRGAAALRLSGEVDKSVFKQLLQSEEPNGQSLHARKIDLTKHRAGTDYTFSAPKSVSIAGLIQQDWRVIAAHDRAVETALAVLEECYAQTRVRTRTSRERVCTGNVAAAVFRHETSRAQEPQLHSHCVVINTTQMADGSWRSLSNEEIVANQKLLGEIYQNELAYQLRQYGYEIEVRENGQFDLRGYEPKLLEVFSTRRQQILELIETWSVERETAFKGSDVSAARREAANLRSRTSKRIVPRDVLLQAWQQEVQCQQLELPQIP, encoded by the coding sequence ATGAGCAACGTCTCTGCCGCGCAGGCAGAGAACTACTACGACAAGGACGATTACTACACGCAAGACTTAGAGACTGAAAAAGAACAGCTGCAGACTCGCTGGGCAGGAAGAGGTGCAGCCGCATTGCGCCTCTCTGGCGAAGTCGATAAGTCAGTTTTCAAGCAACTGCTACAAAGTGAAGAGCCGAATGGGCAATCACTCCATGCGCGAAAGATTGATCTGACTAAACATAGAGCGGGCACAGACTACACGTTTTCTGCACCCAAGAGTGTTTCTATTGCTGGTTTAATTCAACAGGATTGGCGGGTGATTGCCGCTCACGATAGGGCAGTGGAAACCGCACTCGCTGTTTTGGAAGAATGCTATGCTCAGACGCGGGTACGGACAAGAACAAGTAGAGAAAGAGTCTGCACCGGCAATGTCGCGGCAGCGGTCTTCCGACATGAAACGAGTCGAGCCCAAGAACCACAGTTGCATAGTCACTGTGTGGTGATCAATACCACTCAGATGGCGGATGGATCTTGGCGCAGTCTCAGCAATGAGGAGATTGTGGCGAATCAAAAGCTGCTAGGAGAGATTTATCAGAATGAGCTGGCTTACCAACTCAGGCAATATGGCTATGAGATTGAAGTCAGAGAAAATGGACAGTTTGACTTGCGAGGCTATGAGCCGAAACTGTTGGAGGTTTTCTCCACTCGTAGACAACAGATTTTAGAGCTGATTGAAACTTGGTCAGTGGAGCGAGAAACGGCATTTAAAGGGAGTGATGTGAGTGCTGCAAGGAGGGAGGCGGCTAATTTGAGATCACGCACCAGCAAGCGCATAGTTCCGCGCGATGTGTTGTTGCAGGCTTGGCAGCAAGAAGTGCAGTGCCAACAATTAGAACTGCCCCAGATTCCTTAA
- a CDS encoding AbrB family transcriptional regulator: MVSNPDTDALTGKALLRKVKELDHLSREEKAKTCGYYTITKSGVTRVNMMKFLNALIEAEGIQIDSTQTGTGRGGRSASYRITVQSNGNLLIGSAYTKQMGLQPGDEFEISLGRKHIKLKQIGQANDQGSHEYDESDE, translated from the coding sequence ATGGTCAGCAATCCAGATACAGACGCGCTTACAGGGAAAGCACTGCTTAGAAAGGTAAAAGAACTAGATCATCTATCGAGAGAAGAAAAGGCTAAGACCTGTGGGTACTACACGATTACCAAAAGTGGTGTGACCCGCGTCAATATGATGAAGTTTCTAAATGCGCTGATTGAAGCTGAAGGCATTCAAATTGACAGCACACAAACGGGCACAGGTAGGGGTGGACGCAGCGCCAGTTACCGTATCACTGTTCAATCTAATGGGAACTTATTAATCGGCTCTGCCTACACCAAGCAAATGGGATTACAACCCGGCGACGAGTTTGAAATCTCCCTCGGTCGCAAGCATATCAAGCTCAAGCAGATTGGCCAAGCAAACGATCAAGGGAGTCATGAATATGATGAAAGTGATGAGTGA
- the hisC gene encoding histidinol-phosphate transaminase, with the protein MRNWFRPSVTSMEGYAPGEWPALEAGVLKLNSNENPYPPSPKVIAALDHIGAELLRRYPDPLARDFCQKVSETFGIPTDWVIAGNGSDDLLTLLVRACSEGDVRSLAYPMPTYVLYRTLAEIQPATVVEVPYQQKGTDWLLPIDQLLEANAAVTLIATPNSPSGHVVRRSDLRRLAAGLTGVLLIDEAYVDFVGKAADRANLDLVREFANVMLLRTLSKGYGLAGLRLGFGIAQPGLLAGLLKVKDSYNVDAIALKLGEVAIADQAYKTETVQKVIAARKQLATELRSLGFLVWPSSTNFLLVKPPKDIARSLQAALKAKGIMIRYFNQPELDDKLRITVGTPAQNAHMVQAISRLL; encoded by the coding sequence ATGCGTAACTGGTTTCGTCCAAGCGTTACTTCAATGGAGGGTTACGCGCCCGGAGAATGGCCCGCTCTAGAGGCTGGCGTTCTTAAGCTAAACTCAAACGAAAATCCCTATCCACCTTCCCCAAAAGTGATTGCGGCGTTAGATCACATCGGCGCTGAGCTGCTACGTCGATATCCGGATCCGCTAGCTAGAGATTTCTGTCAAAAAGTCAGCGAAACGTTTGGTATTCCGACTGATTGGGTGATTGCCGGAAACGGTAGTGATGATCTACTGACGCTGTTAGTTCGAGCTTGCTCGGAAGGCGACGTTAGGTCTTTGGCCTATCCAATGCCAACCTATGTGCTCTATCGCACGCTAGCTGAGATTCAACCTGCCACTGTTGTTGAAGTGCCCTATCAGCAAAAAGGAACAGATTGGCTCTTGCCGATCGATCAGCTTTTAGAAGCCAACGCAGCGGTCACATTGATTGCCACGCCAAACAGTCCGTCTGGCCATGTGGTAAGGCGGAGCGATCTTCGGAGGCTTGCCGCAGGGCTCACTGGCGTGCTGCTGATCGATGAAGCGTATGTAGATTTTGTTGGTAAAGCTGCCGACCGAGCGAACTTAGACTTAGTGAGAGAGTTTGCGAATGTGATGCTGCTGCGGACGCTCTCAAAAGGATATGGGCTCGCTGGTTTGCGATTGGGCTTTGGCATTGCTCAGCCTGGGCTGTTAGCGGGGCTGCTAAAGGTGAAAGATAGCTATAACGTGGATGCGATCGCGTTGAAATTAGGAGAAGTTGCGATCGCTGACCAAGCCTACAAAACCGAAACCGTTCAAAAAGTCATCGCCGCCCGCAAACAACTCGCAACAGAGTTACGGTCCTTAGGTTTTTTGGTATGGCCCTCTTCAACTAATTTCTTGCTCGTGAAGCCGCCGAAAGATATCGCTCGGTCTCTGCAAGCCGCACTAAAAGCAAAAGGCATCATGATCCGGTACTTCAATCAGCCAGAACTAGATGACAAACTACGGATTACAGTCGGCACGCCAGCGCAAAATGCACATATGGTACAGGCAATTTCTCGCTTGCTATAG
- the fni gene encoding type 2 isopentenyl-diphosphate Delta-isomerase, with the protein MSSSSSINADALSSGKLAEGSASQSASQQVGQQASEQTQGRKADHLRICLDEDVQSHRITNGFEQYRFTHCCLPELNRDDIDLRSTFLGKAITTPLLISSMTGGTEQAQLINQRLAKTAQRFGLAMGVGSQRVAVENPALIETFSVRQYAPDALLFANLGAVQLNYDYGIKQCQKAVDALQADALILHLNPLQEAVQTEGDVNFKGLFTKIEQLAKVLPVPVVAKEVGNGISAVMARRLVDAGVAAIDVAGAGGTSWARVESERAKDAKQRRLGNTFADWGIPTAECLTSIRSEFQTEPASDSGARISSPSTSSASVSLIASGGLRNGLDAAKAIALGADLVGIAMPFLQAASQSEEALAELSEALIAELTTVLFCTGSESLLGLRQPGVIRRVVK; encoded by the coding sequence GTGAGCTCCTCTTCTTCTATCAATGCTGATGCTCTCTCCAGCGGTAAGCTAGCTGAAGGGTCAGCTAGTCAATCGGCCAGTCAGCAGGTCGGTCAGCAGGCCAGTGAACAAACCCAGGGAAGAAAAGCAGATCACTTACGAATCTGCCTAGACGAAGATGTCCAAAGCCATCGAATTACGAACGGATTCGAGCAATATCGGTTTACACACTGCTGTCTGCCAGAGCTGAACCGTGACGATATTGACCTGCGATCAACCTTTTTGGGAAAGGCGATCACCACGCCGCTGCTAATTTCCTCAATGACAGGGGGTACAGAGCAAGCCCAGCTGATCAATCAGCGGTTAGCAAAAACGGCGCAGCGGTTTGGCCTAGCGATGGGTGTAGGCTCGCAGCGAGTTGCTGTCGAAAATCCAGCGCTGATAGAAACCTTTTCAGTCCGGCAATATGCACCAGATGCGCTGCTATTTGCCAACCTGGGTGCGGTGCAGTTGAACTATGACTATGGCATAAAGCAATGTCAAAAAGCGGTAGATGCGCTACAGGCAGACGCGCTGATCCTGCATTTGAATCCACTGCAAGAAGCGGTGCAGACAGAGGGTGATGTCAACTTTAAGGGACTATTCACAAAAATTGAGCAGCTTGCGAAGGTCCTGCCAGTACCTGTTGTGGCAAAGGAGGTAGGCAACGGGATTTCGGCAGTGATGGCCAGGCGGCTGGTTGATGCTGGGGTCGCAGCCATTGATGTTGCGGGTGCGGGCGGAACGTCATGGGCAAGAGTCGAAAGTGAGCGAGCTAAGGATGCCAAGCAGCGACGATTGGGCAATACGTTTGCCGACTGGGGGATACCGACGGCAGAGTGCTTGACCAGTATTCGATCAGAATTTCAAACAGAGCCAGCTTCAGATTCGGGCGCAAGGATATCGTCTCCTAGCACATCGTCTGCTTCAGTGTCTTTGATCGCTTCTGGAGGGCTGCGTAATGGGCTTGATGCAGCAAAGGCGATCGCCTTAGGCGCTGACTTAGTTGGAATAGCAATGCCGTTCTTACAGGCGGCGAGTCAGTCAGAAGAGGCGCTAGCAGAACTTAGCGAAGCACTAATCGCCGAGCTAACAACAGTTCTATTTTGTACTGGTAGTGAATCACTTCTAGGGCTGCGTCAGCCGGGAGTGATTAGGCGAGTGGTGAAGTAA
- a CDS encoding class I SAM-dependent RNA methyltransferase, whose product MSQYFATVARGLEPLVVEELEQLGAKDVQPGFCGAAFKGDRALLYKVNLWARLPFRILLRLSEFDCATAEDLFAGVQRIDWSQYLTPDLTLAVNATGKTNALNHTHFTSLQVKNAIVEQQLEAFDQRSDVDTYEPDLRINVHLHKNRATLSLDSSGDSLHRRGYRPAVGAAPLKESLAAALIQLSGWQPNQAFFDPLCGSGTLPLEAGLQALQVAPGLFRERFGFETWLDYDDELWESMLTEAEEQQKEDLSAFVGGSDRDPNVLIQAHSNAQKCGIEHLVDFRQNELADIEAPADSGILLCNPPYGERLGKDTDLGAFYKLLGNVLKQRFKGWTAYILSGNKALSSNIGLRSASRTPVYNGALLCQLMKYELY is encoded by the coding sequence ATGAGCCAGTACTTTGCAACCGTCGCTAGAGGACTAGAGCCACTCGTTGTAGAAGAACTGGAACAGCTGGGTGCAAAGGATGTGCAGCCTGGCTTTTGCGGTGCGGCGTTCAAAGGCGATCGCGCCCTTCTCTACAAAGTCAACCTGTGGGCTAGACTCCCATTTAGAATTCTGCTGCGTTTAAGTGAATTCGACTGCGCTACGGCTGAAGATCTCTTTGCCGGTGTTCAGCGGATTGACTGGAGCCAGTATCTCACGCCTGACCTCACGCTAGCCGTCAATGCTACTGGCAAAACGAATGCGCTTAACCATACCCATTTCACTTCACTTCAGGTAAAGAACGCGATCGTAGAACAGCAGCTCGAAGCCTTCGATCAACGCTCCGATGTGGACACTTACGAACCCGATCTTCGAATCAACGTCCACCTACACAAAAACCGGGCGACTCTTAGCCTTGATAGCTCCGGTGACAGTTTGCACAGACGTGGCTATCGGCCTGCCGTCGGCGCGGCTCCACTCAAGGAATCTTTGGCCGCTGCGCTGATTCAGCTATCCGGGTGGCAACCTAATCAAGCATTCTTTGATCCGCTCTGTGGTTCGGGGACGCTGCCTTTAGAAGCGGGACTGCAGGCTTTGCAGGTAGCGCCTGGCTTGTTTCGAGAGCGGTTTGGCTTTGAAACCTGGCTAGATTATGATGATGAACTGTGGGAGAGTATGCTCACCGAGGCAGAAGAACAACAGAAAGAAGATCTGAGTGCTTTTGTGGGGGGAAGTGATCGCGATCCAAATGTCTTGATCCAGGCACACAGCAATGCCCAAAAATGCGGCATCGAACATCTCGTAGACTTCCGACAGAATGAGCTAGCAGACATAGAAGCCCCAGCCGACAGCGGTATTCTGCTCTGCAATCCACCTTACGGGGAAAGACTTGGCAAAGATACAGACCTCGGCGCATTCTACAAACTGCTAGGCAATGTACTAAAACAACGTTTCAAGGGTTGGACCGCCTACATTCTTAGTGGAAACAAGGCACTTTCTAGCAATATTGGCCTCAGATCTGCCTCTCGCACTCCGGTATACAACGGCGCACTGCTCTGCCAGCTAATGAAATACGAACTTTACTAG
- a CDS encoding alpha/beta fold hydrolase has translation MMLKFQPPGFGKRSVFTELGQVVYYTQASSLWRPASDQVMFFHNFGGGASAYEWSKVYATLAAQYTVIAPDLIGWGASAHPVHRYTVADYLVNLESFISQTATGPIVAVASSFTAGLMVRLAAQKPHLFSLLFLTCPSGFRDFGKGAGRRLPEPIINTPFLDTLIYTLGATNDLAVRNFLENFLFYKPERLSEEIISAYLESAQQPNAEYSALSFLRGDLYFDLTPYIKALKVPTAMVWGEDAKFTTVSLGRRLAQLNPEAIQRFQVVSETGVLPQLEQPGPVAALLLDWLQAKK, from the coding sequence ATGATGCTAAAGTTCCAGCCGCCTGGATTTGGGAAGAGATCGGTTTTTACTGAATTAGGGCAGGTAGTTTACTACACGCAGGCAAGTTCGCTATGGCGACCCGCTTCTGACCAGGTAATGTTCTTCCACAACTTTGGTGGAGGGGCTTCTGCCTATGAATGGTCAAAAGTTTATGCAACTCTAGCTGCGCAATATACAGTGATTGCTCCTGATCTAATCGGTTGGGGGGCGTCGGCTCATCCGGTTCATCGCTATACCGTTGCTGACTATCTAGTCAACCTAGAATCGTTTATATCGCAAACGGCGACCGGACCGATTGTGGCAGTCGCTAGTTCTTTTACAGCAGGTCTAATGGTTAGACTTGCTGCGCAAAAACCACACTTATTTAGTCTCCTATTTCTTACTTGCCCTTCTGGCTTTAGAGATTTTGGCAAAGGCGCAGGCCGGCGCTTACCGGAACCGATTATCAATACACCTTTTCTAGATACGCTGATCTACACTCTAGGTGCGACTAACGATCTAGCTGTTCGCAACTTTCTAGAAAACTTCTTATTCTACAAACCAGAACGCCTTTCCGAAGAAATCATTTCGGCATACCTAGAATCTGCTCAGCAGCCGAATGCAGAATACTCGGCGCTCTCTTTTCTTAGAGGCGATCTCTACTTCGACCTAACGCCCTACATCAAGGCTTTGAAAGTCCCAACAGCGATGGTTTGGGGAGAAGATGCTAAGTTCACAACGGTATCGTTAGGTCGGCGCTTGGCTCAGCTAAATCCTGAAGCGATTCAACGATTTCAGGTAGTATCAGAGACTGGTGTACTGCCGCAGTTGGAGCAGCCAGGTCCGGTAGCAGCGCTATTACTAGATTGGTTGCAAGCCAAGAAGTAG
- a CDS encoding transposase encodes MLPEVLPQKKKTKPVSWSYRALIDGMLYRLKNGCNWEDLPKDLPPYSTVFWHYNEWRKAGSFEKLMTLLHGQVREQAQKKPSGPH; translated from the coding sequence CTGTTACCTGAGGTCTTACCCCAGAAGAAAAAGACGAAACCTGTTAGCTGGAGTTACCGAGCGCTAATTGATGGCATGCTCTATCGACTGAAAAATGGTTGCAACTGGGAGGACTTACCCAAAGACTTACCGCCATACTCAACCGTTTTCTGGCACTACAACGAATGGCGCAAAGCCGGTTCTTTCGAGAAGCTGATGACACTATTGCATGGCCAAGTCCGCGAGCAAGCTCAAAAAAAGCCCAGTGGACCACATTGA
- the cbiB gene encoding adenosylcobinamide-phosphate synthase CbiB: MGFLLFDLPLFELSASQLEQVPLLITAAGLDFVVGDPWGWPHPVQTIGKVIDSYTQFVLKRDWSPFKRRLAGIGLAVLVIGGTGVLSWLGLWLLARSLPVIACAAEVILLASCFAGRSLRQAAEDVLKPLESGDIKRARQNLALYVGRDTAQLSATEIYRAVLETVSENAVDGVLAPLFFAIIGALIGASGPVAIAYKAASTLDSMVGYKEEPYADLGWFSARVEDGLTWLPCRISVLIVALLSRRPKQVLQVCRRDAPADPSPNAGWSECVYAAALGVQMGGNNTYRGKLKHKPLLGNPDRAITLEVIRQAFTLTRRAFLLGIVIGVSVLMIAPS; encoded by the coding sequence TTGGGATTTCTGTTATTTGATTTGCCTTTGTTTGAGCTATCAGCTAGTCAGCTTGAACAGGTTCCCTTATTAATTACAGCAGCCGGATTGGACTTTGTGGTAGGCGATCCCTGGGGCTGGCCTCATCCTGTTCAGACCATAGGCAAAGTAATTGATAGCTATACTCAGTTCGTTTTGAAGCGTGATTGGTCGCCTTTCAAGAGGCGGCTAGCTGGCATAGGACTAGCTGTTTTAGTGATAGGTGGAACGGGAGTTTTGAGCTGGCTGGGGCTATGGCTTTTGGCCAGAAGCTTGCCTGTAATCGCCTGTGCGGCCGAAGTGATTCTATTAGCGAGCTGTTTTGCTGGGCGCAGTCTAAGACAGGCAGCGGAAGATGTCCTAAAACCATTAGAGAGTGGCGATATCAAACGTGCTAGGCAAAACCTAGCGCTGTATGTGGGACGAGATACCGCGCAGCTATCGGCAACTGAGATCTATCGGGCCGTCTTAGAAACAGTCAGCGAGAACGCCGTAGATGGCGTATTAGCCCCTTTGTTTTTTGCCATCATAGGTGCTTTGATTGGCGCTAGCGGGCCTGTTGCGATCGCCTACAAAGCAGCAAGCACACTTGATTCTATGGTGGGCTATAAAGAGGAGCCGTATGCCGACCTAGGCTGGTTTAGCGCCCGAGTTGAAGACGGGTTAACCTGGCTACCCTGTCGAATCAGTGTGCTCATAGTAGCGCTGCTATCAAGGCGACCGAAACAGGTATTACAAGTCTGTCGGCGAGATGCGCCTGCGGACCCTAGCCCTAATGCAGGCTGGAGTGAATGTGTGTACGCCGCAGCACTAGGCGTTCAAATGGGGGGTAATAACACATACAGAGGAAAGCTCAAACATAAGCCACTGCTAGGCAATCCGGATAGAGCAATTACCCTAGAGGTCATCAGGCAAGCGTTCACCTTGACCCGCCGTGCCTTTCTATTAGGAATAGTTATAGGCGTTTCTGTGCTGATGATCGCGCCTAGCTAA
- the pyrR gene encoding bifunctional pyr operon transcriptional regulator/uracil phosphoribosyltransferase PyrR, with amino-acid sequence MTQKVVDILSAEELRRTINRLASEIVEKSGNLSNLVLLGIHTRGVPLADSFMEQIVRLEGITVPVGALDITFYRDDLDQIGVRAPAKTVIPFDLTGKTVVLVDDVIYSGRTVRAALNAVHDYGRPEAVRLAVLIDRGHRQVPIHPDFVGKQLPTSNNESVRVLLGSVDGRDAVELTRV; translated from the coding sequence ATGACTCAGAAAGTAGTCGATATTCTATCTGCTGAAGAGTTGCGTCGGACGATAAACCGTTTGGCATCAGAGATTGTAGAGAAATCGGGCAACTTGAGTAATCTGGTTTTGCTAGGGATCCACACCCGTGGGGTACCGTTGGCCGACTCTTTTATGGAGCAGATCGTGCGATTAGAGGGCATCACAGTGCCCGTCGGCGCGCTAGACATCACTTTCTATCGGGACGACTTAGATCAAATTGGCGTCAGAGCCCCAGCGAAGACGGTGATTCCATTTGATCTAACAGGAAAAACGGTGGTGCTAGTCGATGATGTGATCTACAGCGGGCGAACAGTGCGAGCAGCTTTGAACGCGGTGCACGACTACGGTAGGCCAGAAGCGGTACGCTTAGCGGTGCTGATTGATAGAGGTCATCGTCAGGTACCCATTCATCCCGACTTTGTAGGTAAGCAACTACCGACATCCAATAACGAATCGGTACGGGTGCTTCTAGGCTCGGTTGATGGTCGAGACGCGGTGGAATTAACTCGGGTGTAA